atagatgctctcaatgcactggggaggtgatcggaagggggtctgagggggatctgagggtttggccgagtgatcaggagcccacacggggcaaattagggcctgatctgatgggtaggtgtgctagggggtgacaggtggtgacaagaggtgattgatgggtgtctcaaggtgtgattagtggggggaatagatgcaagtaatgcactggcgaggtgatcagggctggggtctgagggtgtgggcgggtgattgggtgccctaggggcagataggggtctaatctgatgggtagcagtgacagggggtgattgatgggtaattagtgggtgtttagaggagagaacagatgtaatgcacttgggaggtgatctgactgcgggtctgcaggcgatcggatggtgtgggtgggtgatcagattgcccgcaaggggcaggttagggactgattgatgggtggcagtgacaggggctgattgatgggtgataggtgattggcaggtgattgacaggtgatcagtgggttattacagggaagaacagatgtaattaatgcactggtgaattgataagggggggtcagagggcaatctgagcgtgtgggcgggtgattgggtgcccgcaaggggcagattagggtctgatctgataggtaacagtgacaggtggtgatagatgggtgattgatgggtaattagtgggtgtttagagaagataacagatgtaaacaatacatttgggaggtaatctgacggtgggtttgcgggcgatctaatggtgtgggtgggtgatcagattgcccgcaaggggcaggttaggggctgattgatgggtggcagtgacagggggtgattgatgggtgataggtgattggcaggtgattgacaggtgatcagtgggttattaaaagatgtaattaatgcactggtaaattgataaggcggggtcagatggcaatctgagcgtgtgggcgggtgattgggtgcccgcaaggggcagattagggtctgatctgataggtaagagtgacaagtggtgatagggggtgattgatgggtaattagtgggtgtttagaggagagaatagatgtaaacaatggatttgggaggtgatctgatgtcggatctgcaggcgctctattgatgtgggtgggtgatcagattgcccgcaaggggcaggttaggggcggattgttgggtggcagtgacagggggtgattgatgggtgattgacaggtgatcaggggggatagatgcatatagtacacggggggggtctggggagaatctgaggggtggggggtgatcaggagggggcagggggggataaaaaaaatagcgttgacagatagtgacagggagtgattgatgggttattaggggggtgattgggtgcaaacagtggtctgggggctgggcaggggatggtctgaggggtgctgtgggcgatcagggggcggggggggggaagatcagtgtgtttgggtgcagactagggtggctgcagcctgccctggtggtccctcggacactgggacgactagggcaggaggcagcttgtataatacactttgtatacattacaaagtgtattatacactttgtagcggcgatcgcggggttaacatcccgccggcgcttccgtatggccggtgggatgttgcggcgggtgggcggagccagttgccgggggaagcgcgcgtcatcaatgacgcgatcgttcCCCCGGCAtgcgaaaaggacgcaacgcccttgggcgtattgcggtcctttagggatccactttgccgccgcccatcggctgtgggcggtcggcaagtggttaaggaagaggtcacaggtgcttctctgattggtcctagagaagcacctatgacctcttcctttagggggcggggctagggATCCAAGGTGGACATCCAACACCCAGTAAGTATAATAATgtttattgaaataaaaaaaaaatagtgaatccCAAACCAGAAGCGCTGTGTAGATTCCCCGACACAGCGCTCTTAAGTGTCGGTGAATCACAATCAGATTAGCACTAGGAATTGTTGGACACAGCGCTGCAGCGAttcttagtgggttccaggccctaCAGGCATAAGAGGTAATGGAGGAATACAAAATTGGGCATTGGGCGCTTTTTCCATTGTAGGCTGATGGTGGTGAATTCAcctcctgtcagctgctcccccgcaggGACTTGGTAGTGCTCAGCATGGACATTAGAAGGTGGCCCCTCTATGAAGTCTCATCTGAGCGCAtctgcctccggcgaccagaagtaacaagaagtgacgtcagccgcctccgatccagcccttagtgctgggtggaactgattggtccggctgcgcagggctcgggcggctggggggaccctctttcgccgctgctcgtggtagatcgccgcagagcggcggcgatcaggcagcacacgcggctggcaaagtgccggctgcgtgtgctgctttttatttgataaaaatcggcccagcagggcctgagcggcagcctccggcggtgatggacgagctgagctcgtccataccgctcaggaggttaaaggaaagctgaggggaggttgccatatttccttttaaacaatgcaagttgcctggctgtcctgcagatattctgcctctaatgcttttagccataaaccctgaacaagcatgcagatcagatgtttgaagcAGGGGAGTATGTCACTAAatgggggcgggcctatgcatatgatcccgaccgcggccctccttgccattttatacgTCCCTTGACAAATTCAAATGTGAATTATTGTAAGCCGTAAAATAACGACCTTACACTTTGCATCCAGAGGAGAACACCGGTGACATGGGTTTCTGGTTTAAACATTGGCAGTTTGAGCTGGGATGCATCAACAGCATACATATAATTAAGCTGCTGGGAAATTAGGCGCAGTGTAAAGCCAAAAAAACTGCTCATCCTGCTCTTGCAAAAGTTCCGGCggcgttaaccacttaaggactgcagccttaaaaccccttaaagggaatctgtactcttaaattcttacaataaaaagcataccattctattcattatgttctcctgggcccctctgtgctgtttctgccactccctgctgcaatcctggcttgtaattgctagttttaggcagtgtttacaaacaaaagacatggcatgtgataggctgagagctcagtctgtgactcatacagagcctgcagggggcctggagagggtgtgtatagcttctatcctatcacaaacagagtagcacattccagcctgagcccgacaaagttgtcagaggaaagaagattagattatataacagagacaatacagccactgtgcaactagaaaaggctgcaataagacagagcacattagaacatgtataggaacttataggatagaagaaataaggctgaaaattttgttacagagtctctttaaggaccagactttttttttttcccattcagaccactgcagctttaacagtttattgctcggtcatacaacctactatctagatgatttttacctccttttcttgtcactaatatggctttcttttggtgctatttgattgcagctgtgatttttagtttttattatattcatcaaaaaaaaaaaaacatgaattttgtcaaaaaagttttttttaactttgtgctgacatttttcaaataaagtaaaatttctatataaattGTTGTCTACATTTATTGAGCTACaggtctttgatcaataaatagacactcagatttttttttgttagggTAGAAGTCAtagagtttacaaactatggtgcaaaaagtgaatttccccagtttgaagcatctctgacttttctgagcacctgtcatgtttcagaaaggtgctagaattccaggatcgtataaataccccccaaaatgaccccattttgaaaagaagacatcccaaagtattcactaagaggcatggtgagttcatagattttattttttgtcacaagttagcggaaaatgacactgacaaaaaaataaaagtttccatttatgctaacttgtgacaaaaaaaaaaaagaaatctgccacggactcaccatgcccctctctgaatactttgaggtgtctactttccaaaatggggtcatttgtggcatgtgattactgtcctggcattttggggggtgctaaattgtaagcacccctgtaaagcctaaaagtgctcataggactgagccccttagtgcacctgggctgcaaaaaagtgtcacacgtggtatcgccgttctcaggaaaagtagtataatgtgttttggggtgtatttttgcacatacccatgctgagtgggagaaatctctctgtaaatgacaaatttttttttttttttttttacacaaagttgtccatttacagagatatttctcccacccagcatgggtatgtgtaaaaatacaccccaaaacacattatactacttctgagtacctaggtgcgctaaggggcccaaagtcctatgagtacttttaggatttcacaggtcattttggaggcatttggtttccagactactcctcacggtttagggcccctaaaatgccagggcagtttaggaaccccacaaatgaccccattttagaaagacaccccaatgtattccgttaagtgtatggtgagttcatagaagattgactagacccatgttaaggagaaggcccaaaaaatgttaagtttggaaacttggagtggtttccaccgaaaaaaggttgggcatggtagcttctcggattggcggttgcgtattgtgtggcggttggtctcagccacaattaagtagtagagatccacggtgcagaacagattaaaaaagtctagggccgatcctagattatctgtctccacctggactccagactgggcggtgaaagggggcagtacgggtgcagcagaaccaggggattgccaaatgggatttgccagcacctctgggagaaagaaaaaaaaaaaaaaaaaaaaaaaaatcaaaactgatctttacagcgccacaactattgtacagtgttttttgcagggatcagaaaaaaattctgtcactgccgtGGGGCGGGCTgagcgcaagtgcaggcgaacgatcaggcctgatcggtcaaacactgcgtttttagtgtatcctagtgaccctaatatagatctgactgcgatcagtaaagatcacttacagatactatatagtagcaatgctgattagcgacagtgatgatgctaatcagcaactaattagtgactgcggtgtggtgggctgggtgctaactgacgctaactacccaacgaagggccctagctaaaaaactggcctaactgttaacactagtgatacaaaaaaagtgacagttttcactgatcaccgtttttagatcactaggatagtgacaggtgggggttctgagggtgtgggcgggtgatcagaagcccgcaggggggcagattagggcctgatctgatgggtaggagtgctagggggtgattgatgggtgtctcagagggGAGGAtacatgcaatcaatgcactggggaggatcggggggggggggtctgagggtgtgggcgggtgtttgggtgcccgcaaggggcagattagggtctaatctgacagatagcagtgacaggtggtgacggggtgattgatagatgatcagtaggtgattacaggggagaatgtatgcaagcaatgcactggcgagttgatcagagggggtctgagggtgtgggcgggtgattgggtgcccgcaaggggcagattagggtctgatctgatgggcagcagtgacagggcgtgattgatgggtaatcagtgggtgattagaggggagaacagatgtaaacaatgcacttgggaagtgatctgagggcgggtctgtgggcaatctgagggtgtgggcgggtgattgggtgcccgcaaggggcaggttagggtctgatctgatgggtggtgacagggggtgattgacagctgatcagtgggtgattacaggggagaatagatgtatacagtacacaagggggggggcggggggggaggttgatcaggagcccaatctaaaatatagcgttgacagttagtgacagggagtgattgatgggtgatagggggggggggggggtgattgggtgcaaacagtggtctgaggggtgctgtgggcaatcaggggggcagggaacaggatcagtgtgtgcgtttacatacacagctgcctcctcccctggtggtcgctcgatcactgggaccaccaggggaggaggcagccagtataatacactgttagcttaacaaagtgtattatacaattaGTAACGGCGAGATTGGGTTATTTACATctggccggcgctgctaattggccggtgggttgacgtcgcgtgtgggcggagcctaatgccggcggatgcacgcaatccccggctaattagtcccccaggtgccgccgctcggcgttacgcggtcctgggggagccaccttgccgcCTCCCGTAGGTAgcgggtggtcggcaagtggttaattactattccccctccaggctttcATGGACTCAGTAAGATGTAATTTgtttgccagctattgctggcagccaaattatgctatttttaaagtaatttgggctctatcttgacggtgcccaaattactgtctaagCGGCACCTTAGccttaattcctattacggcttaTGGCGGTGCTGAAATCTACGGCGCTGTTTTTCTTCATTTCGACAACAACCCACTAGCTTTATTAGCATGGGGCCACTCCTGGGATCCAAACTCCCTTGTGCAGCTGGTAAAGCACACCTACACACCTCTCCCCACATTACAATATTTACCTGACCCAGCGATGTCGAGTCTATTCTGTTCTTCCCACCAGCTGCACGCTGTGTGCTTCCATGTCTCCAGCTTTCGATCACATAATATGCATTGGAAGCCaaaaggtatgcagcatagagtgtaTGGCTGCCAGGAAGTCCCAAAACAGTACTAGAGCAGGTCAATATTAAACttctccactgcgctactcttaagaagggggaggagcaggcccTCCTCCGTCGCTATAGCTACACCGCTTAGTATGAGACAATAAATGTATATCTTAACAATTTGGTTCACAACTTACactgtgttttagattttggcccctcatGTGATTGAATTTGACACCCATGCTCTAGAAGCTTCCCCGTCCTCCATAAAGTGTAGCTGCACTGCTCAGGCAGAAAAAATCCAAGTCTaatcgggtccatgctactgcgcatccCCCATTAAATATTCCATCCCCATCTGTCGGTGCCAAGCCTGAAACTGAGCATGTACTATAATCAATCCACATTCAATTCCACTTTAAAGTAGGATTAtaatcccaaaactaaaatttcagtaactactcttcgtTTCATAAAaggacatttgaaagcattcccacacattccctgtgtgtaaaaacataTAGGTTTACTGCAGGGAGCAGTACAAGCTTGGTTTCAGAGATACTTAGCCAAAGTGGGGGAAGCTTCAGGATACTGATGCTAACCCCCGGCATTCTGCAGTCGTTGTCGTCGTCCCCCCTGCCGCTGAAGGATTGCCGACAATGTACAGTCACTAATCGTATCAGGGCCACACTCCTCTTCTGGCATCAGCGTGGCTATGTAGTAGCCAAATGAGCATGTCAAAAACAGAAGCATGGCACCGACATAGAGGGGGACCATGCTCAGTAATGGGAGAGTAGACAATGCCGAGGGAAccctcaataggatcctaaggCTTCCCTCTGTTTAGAGTTGTATCTTTATGAACCAGAGCTTTGGTTCGTGTGCTCTTGAGCTATCTGAggcatgtgtcttcactctgcctccctccttttctgctgaagtcaCTCAGCTGTTGCCACGGCCATATGTCTGTTCAGCAGAGAGAGGGAGCAGAATCAAAACAAAGGCAGAGAGTGTATTCTGCTTTTGCCAATGGGCAGAATTAATCCATCTTGTACTGCTCTCTACAGTAAAAGTATATGTTTTTACAcacggaatgctttcaaatgttcttttatgtagttTAGAGTAGAGTAGTTCAtggaattttagttttgggagtataataccACTTTTAAAACCAATGAGCCACTGGAAACCAAAAGCCAATAACAAACAGTAGAAAACCATAGAAAACTCAAGTGCATTCACCAATTTATTATTTTCATCAGTCATTGACATTGTTTTGTAGTAAAGGAAGCGCACTATACAGTACAGAAGCCAAAGTCTATGACAGCTTCACCAGGATCTGGCTACTTTTTAGCCTGCCTCTGGATTTCAAGTATTTCATAAGACCCTGTCGCCTCCTCCAGGTTACCCGGACTCCATACTCGTGCTCCGGTGTGTCCTCTGCCAGTACCTGCTCTGCTTCAGTCCCCTCTGGACTGTCAGGTGCTCCCTGTCTCCTGGAGACTGGTGTTGGCATGTCTTCTGTCACTGGTGCTAGCAATCTGTTCTGTTGTGGACTTGCGTCAGGAGTCTTTATGTCCGGGGGGCTCAAACACTCATCCTGGGGTTCCCGCAAGGAAGGAGACTCCAGCACTGGGGGGTGTAAAGTCACCTTAGGCCTTGGCCTCTTCCTGGCACAGAATGACTGAGTTTGTATTATGGTGGTTGTAGTCTGGTTGGAAAATGATAATGAAGGAAACTTGCAAACACTGTTTTTTTTGCCTGGAGGTCTGTTGCCATTGCGACTTGTGTTGCCGAGACGGGTCTGCACTGTGCTGTTGGCAGAGGTGTGCCGGAGGCGGCGGCGTGCTGGGAAATTAAGTGCTATATTCTGATCAAACTGTGGAGATACCTGGAAAACAGTaagtggagggggagagaggaggaagagaaaaaaggggggtgagaaAAAGGGGGgtgaaaaaggaggggggggggaatactgtCAGATACTGATTCTCTGATCATTTGGCATCCAAACAAATTATTAGTGTCCATGTTTGAATTTGGCATAACGAATTCATAACACCTGAATACCTCTGGATAACCTGACCACACTTCAGTACCGAACAAGTGTACAGCGTCAAGGAGAGTCCACTACCTGCACATCACGTGACTCTGATACATCCACCTTacaaagccggaaggaggaagtatcagtcaCATGAAGCGGGCTGTGAAGTGCAAATGGTGAACTCCCCTTTACTCTGTCAACTTCTTCAGTACTGAaatggtacttaaagagaaccagaggtgggcaactgggacacagaggcatgttctgtacctcatgacatgcctctgtgttcccacACCGCCACTTTCTGCCCCCCCTGCTGCGCTATAGGCCCcccaagattagcgacaatatttgtcgcgaTCTCAGAGATAAatacagggagagggattccctcttcaaaacgttcctgcagggtttccagagagaGCTGCCAATGGGCACCTccatctccctggccacgcccccaccgCCCTGCACGTTGCAAGAGAAacagtctctccttgcagcgtcaTGACCTatagtcacaaaagtgaaagtgggccagtgcggcccacagaaGCGGCATTTTTTTtccggctacctgatccactcagccccccggatcaggtagcctactttctttttttcctttaacctccccacCGGTAGCCCAGCGTAAGGAtcggggtggaaaaaaaaaaaaaaaaagccaagagCGGTAACATCGAGCCTGGCTCGGGGTAGCCACCAGGAGGCTTGTGCAGACTATAGGGCGCAGCAGGCATTTTAACTCACCTACCCCGGGATCCAGAcactggc
This DNA window, taken from Hyperolius riggenbachi isolate aHypRig1 chromosome 3, aHypRig1.pri, whole genome shotgun sequence, encodes the following:
- the LOC137561639 gene encoding RAD9, HUS1, RAD1-interacting nuclear orphan protein 1-like, giving the protein MPAKKRTACNPRKSRLAFLESPEHGPIHEYGAALASAENPINVPTKPLDHDVSTSWVSPQFDQNIALNFPARRRLRHTSANSTVQTRLGNTSRNGNRPPGKKNSVCKFPSLSFSNQTTTTIIQTQSFCARKRPRPKVTLHPPVLESPSLREPQDECLSPPDIKTPDASPQQNRLLAPVTEDMPTPVSRRQGAPDSPEGTEAEQVLAEDTPEHEYGVRVTWRRRQGLMKYLKSRGRLKSSQILVKLS